Proteins encoded within one genomic window of Oryza sativa Japonica Group plastid, complete genome:
- the rps7 gene encoding ribosomal protein S7, with protein sequence MSRRGTAEKRTAKSDPIFRNRLVNMVVNRIMKDGKKSLAYQILYRAVKKIQQKTETNPLLVLRQAIRRVTPNIGVKTRRNKKGSTRKVPIEIGSKQGRALAIRWLLEASQKRPGRNMAFKLSSELVDAAKGGGGAIRKKEATHRMAEANRALAHFR encoded by the coding sequence ATGTCACGTCGAGGTACTGCAGAAAAAAGAACTGCAAAATCCGATCCAATTTTTCGTAATCGATTAGTTAACATGGTGGTTAACCGTATTATGAAAGACGGAAAAAAATCATTGGCTTATCAAATTCTCTATCGAGCCGTGAAAAAGATTCAACAAAAGACAGAAACAAATCCACTATTGGTTTTACGTCAAGCAATACGTAGAGTAACTCCCAATATAGGAGTAAAAACAAGACGTAATAAAAAAGGATCGACGCGGAAAGTTCCGATTGAAATAGGATCTAAACAAGGAAGAGCACTTGCCATTCGTTGGTTATTAGAAGCATCCCAAAAGCGTCCGGGTCGAAATATGGCTTTCAAATTAAGTTCCGAATTAGTAGATGCTGCCAAAGGGGGTGGGGGTGCCATACGCAAAAAGGAAGCGACTCATAGAATGGCAGAGGCAAATAGAGCTCTTGCACATTTTCGTTAA